The DNA sequence CGTCGAAGAGGTACGGCAGGCGCGCTACCTGCTCGAGGACGCCGCGGCCGAGCTGCGCGCGAAGGGTGTCGAGCACCGCGCCGACGTACCGCTGGGCGTGATGGTCGAGACGCCCGCGGCGGCGGTCAGCGTCGATTCGTTCGTGAAGGACGTGAGCTTCCTGAGCATCGGCACCAACGACCTCGTGCAGTACACCTTGGCCGTGGACCGCGGCAATGCCTCGCTGGTCACGCGGTTCACGCCGCTGCATCCTGCGGTGCTGCGGCTGATCGCCCGCACCGTGGAGGTCGGCCACGCGGCGGGACTTTCCGTGAGCGTCTGCGGCGAGATGGCCTCGCAGCCGTTGATGGCGTACGCGCTCATCGGACTCGGGGTGCGGCAGCTCTCCGTGGCGGCGGTCGGCATCTCGGCCGTGAAGCGCATCGTGCGCGGCGTCAGCACCGAACGGGCCGCCGCGGCGGCGCAGGCCGCGTTGGCCGCGGCGACGGCGCGCGAGGCGGCCGATATCCTCCGCCATGCCCTGCGTGCAGAGCTTGGCGACGAGCTGCTCGATGGCTTGCTCGGTCTCGGCTAGGCGCGTTAACCTTCCCGTATCGAGATAGCGCTCGATATCGGCCGGCCGCAGTGCCGGCCGTTTCCTTACTACAGCCCAGCCCTTTTCTCCCGATGCTGCACCGCCATCTGTTCACCTCGGAGTCCGTCTCCGAAGGTCATCCGGACAAGATCGCCGACCAGATCTCCGACGCGGTCCTCGATCAGCTCCTCGCCCAGGACGCGCGCTCGCGCGTGGCCTGCGAGACCATGGTCACGACCGGCCTCGCGACGATCTTCGGCGAAGTCACGACGAACGCCTGGGTGGACCTGCGCCAGGTCGTGCGCGACACGATCAAGCAGATCGGGTACACGGAGTCGGGCATCGGCTTCGATGCCGACAGCTGCGGCGTGCTCAACGCACTCGGCCAGCAGTCGAACGACATCGCGATGGGCGTGGACACCGGCGGCGCGGGCGACCAGGGCATGATGTTCGGCTTCGCCTGCGATGAGACGCCGGAGCTCATGCCGCTGCCGATCACGCTGGCGCACAAGCTCGTGAAGCAGCTCGCCGACCGCCGCAAGGACGGCACGCTGCCTTGGCTGCGTCCCGACTCCAAGTCGCAGGTCTCGGTGGTCTACGAGGACGGCCGCCCGGTGGAAGTGGACACGGTGGTCATCTCCACGCAGCACGCGGACACGGTCAAGAACAAGACCATCCACGAGGCCGTGAAGCGCGACATCATCAACGAGATCATCCCCGAGGAGCTGCGCAGCAAGAAGATGAAGCTGCACATCAACCCGACGGGGCGCTTCGTCATCGGCGGCCCGCACGGCGACGCAGGCCTCACGGGCCGCAAGATCATCGTCGACACCTACGGCGGCATGGGCCGCCACGGCGGTGGCGCCTTCTCGGGCAAGGATCCGTCCAAGGTCGATCGCTCGGCGGCCTATGCCGCGCGCTGGGTGGCCAAGAACATCGTCGCCGCCAAGCTCGCCTCGAAGTGCGAGGTGCAGGTCGCCTACGCGATCGGTGTCGCCAAGCCGGTGTCCGTGATGGTCGACACCTTCGGCACGAACACCGTCGACGAGCGCTCGATCATGAAGGCGGTGAGCGAGGTCTTCGACCTCACGCCCAAGGGCATCATCGACGCGCTCGAGCTGCGCAAGCCGATCTACGGCCCCACCGCGGCCTACGGCCACTTCGGCCGGGAGCCCGAGAAGACCGTGCGTCTTGGCCAGAAGGTCACGCTCTTCACGTGGGAGCGGACCAACAAGGTGGCCGAGCTCAAGCGCGCGGTGCGCGCGGGCTGAGGCCCGGCCCATCGTCGTGATTGAAGTCAACGTCCAGCGGATCGGCCTCGACGCGCAGTCGCAGGCCTTCGTCGTGATCCTCGAGGAGCGCGCGGGTGACCGCGCGCTTCCCATTTGGATCGGGCGGCCGGAGGCGGAGGCGATCGCGGCGCACCTGAATGACGTGAAGCGCGAGCGGCCGATGACGCATGACCTCGCGGCCTCGCTCATCACCGGCCTCGGCGGGCTCCTGCGCCGCGTGCAGATCACGCGCGTGGTGCAGGGAACGTTCCATGCCGAGCTCCATCTCAATCGCCACGGCAGCAACATCGTCGTGGACGCGCGTCCGTCGGACGCGATCGCCATCGCCTTGCGTGCGGGGGCGCCGATCTTCGTCGCCGAGGCGCTGTTCGACGGGGACGACGATGCGGACGCCGACGCGCCGGCCGACGGTGACCATCTTTCAGTCGAGGAGCTGCAGCGGCACCTGAGCCACCTGCGGCCCGAGGACTTCGGACGCTTTACGCCATGACCGCACGCCGTCGCTTCGCGCTCCTACTCTCGCTCGCCGCGCTCGTGGCGATGCCGCTCGCCGCCCAGGGAACGCCGCGCGCGCTGGCCGGGACGGTGACGCGGCCGGGGGCGGGCAATCGGCAGCTTCCGGTGCCGGGTGTCTGGGTCGTGCTGCACCGCGTCGGCGTGGACGCGGCGAATCCCATCGACTCCATGCGCACGCGCGGCGACGGAACGTATGCCTTCGAGTACCGCGCGACCGGCGACACGAACGCCGTGTACTTCGTGAGCGCATCGCGCGGCGGCATCGCCTACTTCACGCCGCCGACGCGCGAAGCACGCGTGCGCGGCGGCATGGCCGACCTGCAAGTGTTCGACACGACGAGTGGACCGGTGCCGATCACCGTGCGCGGACGGCACGTCATCGTGACCGCGCCGGACACGGCGCAGCCCGTGCGTACCGTCATCGAAGTGTACGAACTCTCGAACGACAGCTCGCTGACGCGCGTGCCCGGGGCCGGACAGGTCGCGACCTTCGAGGCGCCGCTGCCCGCCGGCGTCACCGAGGTGATCGGCGGTCAGGGCGACATCTCGCCGGACGCCGTGCGCGCCGACGAAGGCCGCGTGCGCGTCTGGGCCCCGATCTCGCCGGGACTCAAGCAGTTCTCGTTCTCGTATGTGCTGCCGTTGAGCCAGACGGAGCTGTCGATCGCCCTGGAGCAGGACGTCCCGGTGATGGAGGTGCTCGTCGAGGACCCGCGCGGATCGGCCCTCGGTGCCGGATTGACCGAGGTGGACCCGGTGCAGGTCGACGGTCGCCCGTTCAAGCGTTTCCTGGCCCAAGACCTGAAGGCGCCGGCCACCGTGACGATCTCCGCGCCCGGCACGCAGGACTCCGGGTCGAGGACCCGCCTGTTGCTCATCGTCACCGCCGTCGGTGCGGCCATGTTGCTCGGCTTTGGCATGGCCATCATGCGGCGCGGCCCGGATGCGTTTGCGCGTCGCCGCGAGCCGACGCCGGAGGCGCTGGCGGCCGAGATCGCGGCCCTCGACGCGGCATACGACCAGCTTGCCGCACCGACCGAAGAGCAGAAAGCCGAGCACTACCTCAAGCGCGCGCAGTTGAAGGGGCGGTTGAGTGCCGTGCTTGCCAAGCGGGACGGGCTCGCGTAGGATTCCGTCCAACAACTGAAGGCGAACGCGGGACACGGAAGCCGGTGCAATGCCGGCGCGGCCCCGCCACTGTATCGGGCATCAGCATTCGTCCACTCGAGCACAGCCACTGCGACTTGCGGGTCGCGGGAAGGTGAGTGAGACGGCCCGGAGCCAGGAGACGACCCACGTTCGCGCCACATCGTCACCCTCGGGGGAGGGTCCGTGGCGTTCGCGTAGGTCCGCTGATCATCGACGGGCCGAGCTGACGTGCATCCGGGCTCCTTCCCATTGCGGAAGGAGCCTTTCGTGTTCTCGGACCCGGTTCGTCGGATCGCCACACTCGCGCTGCTGCTCGCTGCTTGCACGGGCCAGGAGCGCGCCGCGACGGGCGGGCCCGCGTTCTCGCACACGGTGATCGACGACTTCGGCGACACGTCGCGCTTCGCGCGGCCGGCACAGCGCGTCGTCTCGCTGAACCCCGTGACGACCGAGTTGCTGTTCGCCCTCGGTGTCGGGGATCGCGCCGTCGGGCGCACGACCTGGGACCTGTTCCCCGAGGCCGCGAAGGCCGTGCCCGACCTCGGCCCCGGCATGGGGCCCAACGTCGAGGCCGTGATGGGCCAGCGGCCGGACCTGGTGCTGCTCTACGCCAGCGAGTCCAACCGCGCCGCGGTGCAGCAGCTGCGCGCCGCCGGCATCGCGACGCTCACGCATCGCACCGACAAGGTCGCCGACCTGCAGCGCGTGTTGCCCGTGATTGCCGCGGCACTGGGCGTGGATTCGCTCGGCCGCCTCGTCGCCGACTCGGTGCGCGCCTCCGTCGAGGCGGTGCGCGCGATGCCGCGCCCGGCGGAACCCGTGCGCGCGTTCTGGCACATCTGGGATGCGCCGATCATGACGATCGGCGGCGGCAGCTACATGTCTGAGCTGTTGGAGATCGCCGGGGCGGTGAACGTCTTTGCCGACGCCGAGCAGCCGTCACCGGCCGTGTCGCTGGAGGAG is a window from the Pseudogemmatithrix spongiicola genome containing:
- the metK gene encoding methionine adenosyltransferase, producing MLHRHLFTSESVSEGHPDKIADQISDAVLDQLLAQDARSRVACETMVTTGLATIFGEVTTNAWVDLRQVVRDTIKQIGYTESGIGFDADSCGVLNALGQQSNDIAMGVDTGGAGDQGMMFGFACDETPELMPLPITLAHKLVKQLADRRKDGTLPWLRPDSKSQVSVVYEDGRPVEVDTVVISTQHADTVKNKTIHEAVKRDIINEIIPEELRSKKMKLHINPTGRFVIGGPHGDAGLTGRKIIVDTYGGMGRHGGGAFSGKDPSKVDRSAAYAARWVAKNIVAAKLASKCEVQVAYAIGVAKPVSVMVDTFGTNTVDERSIMKAVSEVFDLTPKGIIDALELRKPIYGPTAAYGHFGREPEKTVRLGQKVTLFTWERTNKVAELKRAVRAG
- a CDS encoding bifunctional nuclease family protein, whose translation is MIEVNVQRIGLDAQSQAFVVILEERAGDRALPIWIGRPEAEAIAAHLNDVKRERPMTHDLAASLITGLGGLLRRVQITRVVQGTFHAELHLNRHGSNIVVDARPSDAIAIALRAGAPIFVAEALFDGDDDADADAPADGDHLSVEELQRHLSHLRPEDFGRFTP
- a CDS encoding ABC transporter substrate-binding protein, with the translated sequence MFSDPVRRIATLALLLAACTGQERAATGGPAFSHTVIDDFGDTSRFARPAQRVVSLNPVTTELLFALGVGDRAVGRTTWDLFPEAAKAVPDLGPGMGPNVEAVMGQRPDLVLLYASESNRAAVQQLRAAGIATLTHRTDKVADLQRVLPVIAAALGVDSLGRLVADSVRASVEAVRAMPRPAEPVRAFWHIWDAPIMTIGGGSYMSELLEIAGAVNVFADAEQPSPAVSLEEIARRNPDVILAGPNNARKLRANPLWQAVPAVRAGRILVIDTTVVGRPGVRMGEAARFLRRALVDSFANIGSGLP